A part of Aegilops tauschii subsp. strangulata cultivar AL8/78 chromosome 2, Aet v6.0, whole genome shotgun sequence genomic DNA contains:
- the LOC109759573 gene encoding cytosolic invertase 1 codes for MEAAGAGAATPSHASMVDTDDFDLSRLLNHRPRINVERQRSFDDRSLGDLYLSAMDGRGAGGYMDSYESMYSPGGGLRSLTGTPASSTRLSFEPHPLVGDAWDALRRSLVCFRGQPLGTIAAVDSSSGEVLNYDQVFVRDFVPSALAFLMNGEPEIVKNFLLKTLLLQGWEKRIDRFKLGEGAMPASFKVLKDPKRGVDTLAADFGESAIGRVAPADSGFWWIILLRAYTKSTGDHTLAETPECQKGIRLIMNQCLAEGFDTFPTLLCADGCCMIDRRMGVYGYPIEIQALFFMSLRCALLLLKPEAEGNKDIMERIVTRLHALSYHMRTYFWLDFQQLNVIYRFKTEEYSHTAVNKFNVIPESIPDWLFDFMPSRGGYFVGNVSPARMDFRWFALGNCVAILASLATPEQAGAIMDLIEERWEDLIGEMPLKICYPAIEGHEWQNVTGCDPKNTRWSYHNGGSWPVLIWLLTAACIKTGRLKIARRAIDLAEARLARDSWPEYYDGKLGRYVGKQARKHQTWSIAGYLVAKMMLEDPSHLGMISLEEDKAMNPVLKRSASWIV; via the exons AtggaggcggcgggggccggaGCGGCGACGCCGTCGCACGCGTCCATGGTGGACACGGACGACTTCGACCTGTCGCGGCTGCTGAACCACCGCCCGCGGATCAACGTGGAGCGGCAGCGGTCCTTCGACGACCGCTCGCTCGGCGACCTCTACCTCTCCGCCATGGACGGCCGCGGCGCCGGCGGGTATATGGACAGCTACGAGAGCATGTACTCCCCGGGCGGCGGGCTCCGTTCGCTCACCGGCACCCCCGCCTCCTCCACGCGGCTCTCCTTCGAGCCCCACCCGCTGGTCGGCGACGCCTGGGACGCCCTCAGGCGCTCGCTCGTCTGCTTCCGGGGCCAGCCCCTCGGCACCATCGCCGCCGTCGACAGCTCCTCCGGCGAGGTCCTCAACTACGACCAG GTGTTCGTGAGGGATTTCGTGCCGAGCGCGCTGGCGTTCCTGATGAACGGCGAGCCGGAAATCGTGAAGAACTTCCTGCTGAAGACGCTGCTGCTGCAGGGGTGGGAGAAGAGGATCGACCGGTTCAAGCTGGGCGAGGGCGCCATGCCGGCGAGCTTCAAGGTGCTCAAGGACCCGAAGCGCGGAGTGGACACCCTGGCGGCGGACTTCGGCGAGAGCGCCATCGGCCGCGTGGCGCCGGCCGACTCCGGGTTCTGGTGGATCATCCTGCTCCGCGCCTACACCAAGTCCACCGGCGACCACACGCTGGCCGAGACGCCCGAGTGCCAGAAGGGCATCCGCCTCATCATGAACCAGTGCCTCGCCGAGGGCTTCGACACCTTCCCCACCCTCCTCTGCGCCGACGGCTGCTGCATGATCGATCGCCGGATG GGCGTGTACGGGTACCCGATCGAGATCCAAGCCCTCTTCTTCATGTCGCTGCGGTGCGCGCTGCTGCTGCTGAAGCCGGAGGCGGAGGGGAACAAGGACATCATGGAGCGGATCGTGACGCGGCTGCACGCGCTGAGCTACCACATGCGGACCTACTTCTGGCTCGACTTCCAGCAGCTCAACGTCATCTACCGCTTCAAGACGGAGGAGTACTCCCACACGGCCGTCAACAAGTTCAACGTCATCCCGGAGTCCATCCCGGACTGGCTCTTCGACTTCATGCCCTCCCGCGGCGGCTACTTCGTCGGCAACGTCAGCCCCGCCAGGATGGACTTCCGCTGGTTCGCGCTGGGGAACTGCGTCGCCATCCTCGCCTCGCTCGCCACGCCCGAGCAGGCCGGCGCCATCATGGACCTCATCGAGGAGCGGTGGGAGGACCTCATCGGCGAGATGCCGCTCAAGATCTGCTACCCCGCCATCGAGGGCCACGAGTGGCAGAACGTCACCGGCTGCGACCCCAAGAACACCAGGTGGAGCTACCACAACGGAGGCTCCTGGCCTG TGCTGATCTGGCTCCTGACGGCGGCTTGCATCAAGACCGGGCGGCTCAAGATCGCGAGGCGGGCGATCGACCTGGCGGAGGCGAGGCTGGCGAGGGACAGCTGGCCGGAGTACTACGACGGCAAGCTCGGCCGGTACGTCGGGAAGCAGGCGAGAAAGCACCAGACGTGGTCCATCGCGGGGTACCTGGTGGCCAAGATGATGCTGGAGGACCCGTCCCACCTGGGCATGATCTCCCTCGAGGAGGACAAGGCCATGAACCCTGTGCTCAAGAGGTCTGCCTCATGGATTGTGTGA